In a genomic window of Mucilaginibacter sp. KACC 22063:
- a CDS encoding glycosyltransferase produces MITIWIVLQVLVGYNLVLPFLLYLLSTFKRNKIGGGQPHQSVINDYGIIVTAYEQVTAIPDVVASLLRLNYQNFLIYIVADKCDVSGLQFKDDRVIILRPEETLSSNTKSHFYAINRFKRPHNILTIIDSDNLAEPDYLDQLNIYFDAGYSAVQGVRDAKNLNTTYARLDAARDIYYHFYDGKILFKIGSSATLAGSGMAFTTQLYRDCLENRDVSGAGFDKVLQYAILSRNLRIAFADKAIVYDEKTTKSDQLVKQRSRWINTWFKYFTFGFKLLFKGSWNQFVFGLILLRPPLFIFLLVSVVFMLINIFISLTAVLIWLVAFIIFVLGFYIALAKSDTDKTIYQSLINIPKFIFFQVLSLLKARNANKHSVATTHYYNSASEEQKDEN; encoded by the coding sequence ATGATTACCATTTGGATAGTTTTACAGGTATTGGTGGGTTATAATCTTGTACTTCCTTTTTTGCTTTACTTGTTGTCTACATTTAAAAGAAATAAAATAGGGGGTGGCCAGCCGCATCAATCTGTTATAAATGACTATGGTATAATTGTTACCGCCTATGAGCAGGTTACTGCCATTCCTGATGTAGTAGCCTCGCTGCTAAGGCTTAATTATCAGAATTTCCTGATTTATATTGTTGCAGATAAATGCGATGTATCCGGCTTACAATTTAAAGATGATCGAGTGATCATCTTAAGGCCCGAGGAAACGCTTTCGAGCAATACAAAATCTCATTTTTATGCGATCAACAGGTTTAAGCGCCCGCATAATATCTTAACTATTATTGATAGTGATAACCTTGCAGAACCTGATTATCTTGACCAGCTGAACATTTATTTCGATGCTGGTTACAGTGCCGTACAGGGCGTAAGGGATGCTAAAAATCTGAATACTACATACGCACGTTTGGATGCAGCCCGCGATATTTATTATCATTTTTATGACGGAAAGATATTGTTTAAAATAGGCTCATCTGCTACACTGGCCGGTTCTGGTATGGCTTTTACCACGCAGCTTTATCGCGACTGCCTTGAAAACAGGGATGTGTCCGGTGCTGGTTTTGATAAAGTTTTACAATATGCCATTCTTAGCCGCAACCTGCGCATTGCTTTTGCAGATAAGGCCATTGTATACGACGAAAAGACAACAAAAAGTGATCAGTTGGTTAAACAGCGTTCACGGTGGATCAATACTTGGTTTAAGTACTTTACTTTCGGCTTTAAACTACTATTCAAAGGGAGCTGGAACCAGTTTGTTTTTGGTTTAATACTACTGCGCCCACCACTATTCATCTTTTTATTAGTATCGGTTGTCTTTATGCTCATCAATATATTTATCAGCCTTACTGCAGTGTTAATATGGCTTGTTGCATTTATTATATTTGTATTAGGTTTTTATATTGCACTGGCTAAATCAGATACCGACAAAACCATCTATCAGTCTTTAATTAATATTCCAAAGTTTATATTTTTCCAGGTATTATCATTGCTCAAAGCCCGTAATGCCAACAAGCATTCTGTA
- a CDS encoding Wzz/FepE/Etk N-terminal domain-containing protein, producing the protein MELSNFFRLLIKNKYTLIIIPLVAIIITYFLVRNQPDLYTSQAQIATGIVDQTQQSISQQIQQDSRISQEFSNLIELIRSKKMLDQVSYQLMIHDLKSAAPYRKPSKLLSTLNQQAKQHALQVYSDMYAKKQSLSLFNEDQRGLYQLMSSMKYDDQSLLKTLTVYRTDNSDFIVVQADSDNPELSATIVNNLCSEAISYYNMLIKENQQKAVTFLGELLKAKQDSMNKRMQQLKDYKIQNHVFNLNEQARSLYGEIADFETRLEQNKKDAIANQQAVKNIDSKFDPSDRQYIESTLVKINQNIVGTRAQLEAANNRYVQSGFDQKYKSQVDSLSRRLSAQVNQSTDKLITSPLTTKQNLIEQKLTLQIQADLAKNSISSIQTQLDALNQRLYKLVPHEAVIQADESAITVASQEYLDILQKYNQTSLESNFTARLRRVQQAMPGMAQPSKKMLLVILSGIISFVFCVAVFFVIFLLDTSIKNPRELANKTKTPVMGYLNQLHGAVIDLNKVWNERDAGTEVALFRSLLQSVRFEIDTELKGDKILLVNSIKKGEGKTYVTMNLAYAYAAINKKVLVIDGNFINPDITELSGTKNFIEDYFKAAEDTETMHLNSKINILGNKGGGLSVLEIADSNIINRKLNALKSFYDIIIIEASALDTLNRSKEWILYAEKIVAIFEAGQSFKQTQQLNLEYLKAHGNKFVGWVMNMVSKEQLQEPPK; encoded by the coding sequence ATGGAACTGAGTAATTTTTTCAGGCTACTGATAAAAAATAAGTATACACTTATTATAATACCTTTAGTTGCCATTATTATCACTTACTTTTTGGTTCGCAACCAGCCTGATCTTTATACTTCGCAGGCCCAGATTGCTACAGGCATAGTGGATCAGACACAACAATCTATTTCGCAGCAAATACAGCAGGATTCGCGCATTAGCCAGGAGTTTAGTAACCTGATTGAACTGATCCGTTCAAAAAAAATGCTGGATCAGGTTTCGTACCAGCTAATGATACACGACCTGAAAAGTGCAGCACCTTATCGTAAGCCAAGTAAACTTTTAAGTACGCTTAATCAGCAGGCCAAACAACATGCGTTGCAGGTTTACAGCGATATGTACGCTAAAAAGCAATCATTATCATTATTTAATGAGGATCAGCGCGGATTGTACCAGTTAATGTCATCCATGAAGTATGATGACCAGTCGTTACTTAAAACATTGACAGTTTACCGTACTGATAACAGTGATTTTATAGTTGTACAGGCAGACTCGGATAACCCCGAACTATCGGCCACTATTGTTAATAATTTATGCAGCGAGGCTATTAGTTATTACAACATGCTTATAAAAGAGAACCAGCAAAAGGCAGTTACTTTTTTGGGCGAGTTATTAAAAGCCAAGCAGGATTCGATGAATAAGCGGATGCAACAGCTTAAAGATTACAAAATTCAGAATCATGTGTTTAATCTTAATGAGCAGGCCCGTTCTTTATATGGTGAAATAGCAGATTTTGAAACCCGGCTTGAACAAAATAAAAAGGATGCAATAGCTAATCAGCAGGCCGTTAAAAACATCGATAGTAAATTCGACCCTTCAGACAGGCAATATATTGAAAGCACGCTTGTAAAGATCAATCAAAATATTGTAGGTACACGTGCCCAGCTCGAGGCTGCTAATAATCGCTATGTGCAAAGTGGTTTCGATCAGAAATACAAATCGCAGGTTGATTCACTAAGCCGCAGATTATCAGCTCAGGTAAATCAGTCTACAGATAAATTGATCACAAGTCCACTTACTACCAAACAGAACTTAATAGAACAAAAACTAACACTGCAGATCCAGGCAGATCTGGCAAAAAACAGTATCTCTTCTATACAAACCCAACTTGATGCCTTAAACCAGAGATTATATAAACTGGTACCGCATGAGGCTGTAATACAGGCTGATGAAAGTGCCATAACTGTAGCCAGTCAGGAGTATCTGGATATATTACAGAAATATAATCAAACCAGTCTTGAATCTAATTTTACTGCAAGACTGCGACGGGTACAACAAGCCATGCCGGGTATGGCACAGCCATCTAAAAAAATGTTGCTTGTAATATTGAGCGGCATTATAAGTTTTGTGTTTTGCGTGGCTGTGTTCTTTGTTATTTTCTTGTTAGACACCTCAATTAAAAACCCGAGAGAACTTGCCAATAAGACAAAGACGCCTGTGATGGGCTATCTTAATCAGTTGCATGGTGCAGTAATTGATTTAAATAAGGTCTGGAATGAAAGGGATGCTGGAACCGAGGTAGCGCTGTTCAGAAGTTTATTGCAGTCGGTAAGATTTGAAATAGATACAGAGTTAAAAGGCGACAAGATACTTTTAGTTAACAGTATAAAAAAGGGGGAGGGCAAAACGTATGTTACCATGAACCTTGCCTATGCCTATGCTGCTATCAATAAAAAAGTATTAGTAATTGACGGTAACTTTATTAACCCGGATATTACTGAATTGTCTGGTACTAAAAATTTTATTGAAGATTATTTTAAGGCCGCAGAAGATACTGAGACCATGCACTTAAATTCTAAAATAAATATTTTAGGAAATAAAGGCGGCGGTTTATCCGTGCTGGAAATTGCCGACAGCAATATCATCAACAGAAAGTTGAATGCTTTAAAATCATTTTACGACATTATTATCATAGAAGCATCAGCCCTTGATACGCTTAACCGATCAAAGGAATGGATACTTTATGCAGAGAAAATAGTTGCCATTTTTGAAGCTGGACAAAGTTTTAAACAAACACAACAGCTTAACCTCGAATACCTTAAGGCACATGGGAATAAGTTTGTAGGTTGGGTGATGAATATGGTTTCAAAAGAGCAACTTCAGGAGCCACCTAAATAG
- a CDS encoding TolC family protein — MKRIYTLILSVLGLLFLYQPLKAQESIIPDINEAYLNKLIEVSKANYPRVRANQNRVSVAKENISKAKISYLDAFTISYVYQPHSATIVATPGINTTGTSSTTTQSYSYFNGLQVGLFFNPGYFFQKPATIRQAKAELQVAQSESDEYMLTLTNEVKKRYYLYIQRTAEVKLQTQSAMDAAELVKSIRHKFEKGEETYDNYNKAQATLSDRNQSRILAETNLLIAKSDLEEILGDKLENIK; from the coding sequence ATGAAAAGAATATATACTTTAATATTATCAGTTCTTGGCTTATTGTTCTTATATCAACCTCTTAAAGCTCAGGAATCAATAATTCCAGACATTAATGAAGCATATCTTAATAAACTTATAGAAGTTTCTAAGGCCAATTACCCCAGAGTTAGGGCTAACCAGAACCGGGTTTCTGTTGCTAAGGAAAATATCAGTAAAGCAAAGATCTCTTATCTTGATGCCTTTACCATCTCGTATGTTTATCAGCCGCATAGTGCTACCATAGTGGCAACCCCCGGCATTAACACCACCGGTACAAGCAGTACTACTACACAATCTTACAGCTACTTTAATGGTTTGCAGGTAGGCCTTTTTTTTAATCCGGGATACTTTTTTCAAAAACCAGCTACGATAAGGCAGGCAAAAGCAGAACTACAGGTTGCACAAAGCGAAAGCGATGAATACATGCTTACTTTAACTAATGAAGTAAAGAAACGTTATTACCTGTACATTCAGCGTACTGCAGAAGTTAAATTGCAAACACAATCTGCAATGGATGCCGCAGAACTGGTAAAAAGTATAAGACATAAGTTTGAAAAAGGAGAAGAAACCTATGATAATTATAATAAGGCACAGGCAACCCTTTCTGACCGTAATCAATCACGTATTTTAGCTGAAACCAACTTATTAATTGCAAAATCAGACCTGGAAGAAATTTTGGGTGACAAACTTGAAAATATCAAATAA
- a CDS encoding polysaccharide biosynthesis protein: MFQTLNIVPRWIIFCLDLIIGMFSLGMAYFIRYNFDINNIQTASFSRNLLIFTVINVIVFLVVKTYAGIIRYTSFQDAHRIVLSVGISNFLFFLTNLVLMTFNLKTMISNEVLVINALCSFVLLLSYRVFVKYFFLYIKNLNIDKRHVVIYGAGEIGIAAKRTLDHDAAVNMTVVGFIEDDTRKSGKIIEGVKIYSVSAFEKFVTSLEKVDDLIIAINNLDSDRKNRIVDLCLKYNIRVLTLPPVTNWINGHINTKQIQNIKIENLLERDPIKIDNDVISDQLKGKRIVVTGAAGSIGSEIVRQLLNFKPQMIILTDQAESPLHELQLELEECCDDQIFHSFIGDVRDRNRMESLFKTFQPHYVYHAAAYKHVPLMEHNPAEAIRTNVMGTKIMANLSVQYGVHKFVMVSTDKAVNPTNIMGASKRIAEIYVQSLFKSFFEPGTVYENGLSHLNTSKRKENTKFITTRFGNVLGSNGSVIPRFKAQIEKGGPVTVTHPEITRYFMTIPEACRLVLEAGSMGNGGEIFIFDMGKSVKIVELAKKMIRLSGLIPNQDIAIEFTGLRPGEKLYEELLNDMENTIPTHHHKIMIAKVREYSFAAVVKQVDELIHLATTHNNNRIVAKMKEIVPEFKSNNSVYEALDLQTSVN; this comes from the coding sequence ATGTTTCAAACTCTTAACATCGTACCTCGCTGGATAATCTTTTGTCTCGATCTTATAATCGGTATGTTTTCTTTAGGGATGGCATATTTTATCCGTTATAATTTCGATATAAATAACATTCAAACCGCTTCTTTTAGTCGTAACCTGTTGATTTTTACTGTAATCAACGTAATTGTATTCCTGGTTGTAAAAACATATGCGGGTATCATCAGATACACCAGTTTTCAAGATGCACACAGGATTGTACTTTCTGTAGGAATAAGTAATTTCTTGTTTTTCCTTACAAATCTGGTGTTGATGACATTTAATTTAAAAACCATGATCTCTAACGAGGTGTTGGTGATTAATGCATTATGCAGTTTTGTTTTACTACTTAGTTACCGGGTATTTGTTAAGTATTTCTTTTTATATATAAAAAACCTGAACATTGATAAAAGACATGTGGTAATCTACGGCGCAGGTGAAATCGGTATCGCTGCTAAACGTACTTTAGATCATGATGCAGCAGTTAATATGACTGTTGTAGGTTTTATTGAAGATGATACCAGGAAGTCTGGGAAAATAATAGAAGGAGTTAAAATATATTCTGTTTCCGCTTTCGAAAAATTTGTAACTTCTCTTGAAAAAGTTGACGATTTGATAATTGCTATTAACAATCTTGACTCTGACCGTAAAAATAGAATTGTAGACCTTTGTCTTAAATATAATATCAGAGTACTGACCTTGCCACCAGTTACAAATTGGATAAATGGCCATATCAATACCAAGCAAATACAAAATATCAAAATTGAAAACTTGCTTGAACGCGACCCGATTAAAATCGACAATGATGTTATCAGCGATCAATTAAAGGGTAAACGTATTGTTGTTACAGGTGCCGCAGGGTCTATCGGTAGCGAAATTGTACGTCAGCTACTGAACTTTAAACCTCAGATGATCATTTTAACAGATCAGGCTGAATCTCCTTTGCATGAATTGCAACTCGAATTGGAAGAATGCTGCGATGACCAGATTTTTCACTCTTTTATAGGTGATGTGCGGGACCGCAACCGTATGGAATCTCTTTTCAAAACATTCCAGCCTCATTATGTTTATCATGCGGCGGCTTACAAGCATGTACCATTAATGGAACACAATCCTGCTGAAGCCATCAGGACTAATGTAATGGGTACAAAGATAATGGCTAATCTGTCTGTTCAATATGGTGTGCATAAATTTGTAATGGTATCAACCGATAAGGCTGTAAATCCTACTAATATTATGGGCGCTTCTAAGCGTATCGCCGAAATTTATGTACAATCTTTGTTTAAGTCATTCTTTGAACCCGGAACGGTATACGAAAATGGCCTTAGCCACTTAAATACAAGTAAAAGAAAAGAAAATACTAAGTTTATAACTACCCGTTTCGGTAATGTATTGGGTTCAAATGGTTCGGTTATACCAAGGTTTAAAGCTCAGATAGAAAAGGGCGGGCCTGTAACTGTAACCCATCCGGAAATAACAAGATATTTTATGACCATTCCTGAGGCTTGCAGGCTGGTTCTTGAAGCCGGATCAATGGGTAACGGGGGTGAAATATTTATTTTTGACATGGGCAAATCTGTAAAGATTGTCGAACTGGCGAAAAAAATGATCAGGCTTTCGGGTTTGATACCTAACCAGGATATTGCTATTGAATTTACTGGCCTGCGCCCAGGTGAAAAGCTTTACGAGGAGTTGCTGAATGATATGGAAAACACTATACCTACACACCATCATAAAATAATGATCGCCAAGGTACGTGAGTATAGTTTTGCAGCCGTTGTTAAACAGGTTGACGAATTGATACATCTGGCCACAACACATAATAATAACCGTATTGTAGCTAAAATGAAGGAAATAGTTCCTGAATTTAAAAGCAATAACTCCGTCTATGAAGCGCTTGACCTCCAAACATCGGTTAACTAA
- a CDS encoding family 43 glycosylhydrolase — MKLSLKGALLLAIALMSIVSRSFAQNKDLPNSYSTLRAQNKILNPLLPGYFADPTIKKFGDIYYIYATTDNIMLASGAPTVWYSKDFENWYNYTMDVPAFTAEPLTNFWAPDVVFKNNRYYLYFGNCEMGCNIYGYVSDTPVGPWKKLSDADNPVIPHDYPRPGFPSLDAQFFTDDDQKIYGYWGTWVHYNGGYAVGELNSQSMSNMQKSTNIPLAQTPGPFEAPYMMKKGDKYLLMYSGGSCHDETYNVRYAYAHTPYGPFKEGANNPILSTNADKTVHGPGHHSVLQDGDDYYIIYHKHDYPMTRGGLARQVCVDRLIFENDSTIKKVEPQNTGYINPSKQTPPVNLALNKDARASSEYHLQDLNNDYEYKASFVTDDNNATLWKAGSNLLPQDLTIDLGAEKRIRRIMTQFEFPAFYYQYMIKYSADGKSWKLFADQSKNRTPGSPMIDDKDVKARFIKLTVTGTEKQGLYAAIWNIKVYDGLFDMPLHIKNKISENAPALNSKRQMLLNINAADYSKDQSFKIVKNKGVLGGIFKKNGDVTIEKDEAGITAFKFTNGSLQSDQPVPQTLAWNGSYTVAAWVKTRVMAKEGGCLMSWCNRNIMRLANSYNAMYFNSGGYGAAGHLDYHFDMKYNHMPQSNKWHYIVLTFDGISEKIYVDGKLDNAQMMTLSSAIKNAKFIIGASDIGENFTGYIASLKMYDYALNFDEIQKQLHANQSLK; from the coding sequence ATGAAATTAAGCCTTAAAGGTGCTTTATTACTCGCAATTGCCCTGATGTCAATCGTTAGCAGAAGTTTTGCCCAAAATAAAGACCTTCCCAATAGTTATTCAACGCTACGGGCTCAAAATAAAATTCTAAACCCGCTGCTGCCGGGTTATTTTGCTGATCCAACTATTAAAAAGTTTGGCGATATATATTACATCTACGCCACTACTGACAACATTATGCTGGCATCGGGGGCACCTACGGTATGGTACAGCAAAGATTTCGAAAATTGGTATAACTACACAATGGATGTTCCTGCTTTTACCGCCGAACCTTTAACCAATTTTTGGGCACCTGATGTGGTCTTCAAAAACAATCGTTATTACTTATACTTCGGTAACTGCGAAATGGGTTGCAACATATATGGATATGTTTCTGATACACCTGTTGGTCCCTGGAAAAAGTTAAGCGACGCTGACAATCCGGTTATTCCGCATGATTACCCCCGGCCGGGCTTTCCTTCGCTTGATGCACAGTTTTTTACTGATGATGACCAAAAAATTTATGGTTACTGGGGTACATGGGTACACTACAATGGCGGTTACGCAGTAGGCGAACTTAATAGTCAAAGCATGAGTAACATGCAAAAATCAACAAACATTCCGCTGGCGCAAACGCCCGGGCCTTTTGAGGCACCCTATATGATGAAGAAGGGAGATAAATACCTATTAATGTATTCGGGCGGATCATGCCATGACGAGACTTATAATGTACGCTATGCGTATGCCCATACCCCTTACGGCCCCTTTAAAGAAGGAGCTAATAATCCGATTTTAAGTACCAATGCCGACAAAACCGTTCATGGCCCGGGGCACCATTCCGTTTTACAGGACGGTGATGACTATTACATTATTTATCACAAGCATGATTACCCTATGACCAGGGGCGGATTAGCCCGTCAGGTATGTGTAGATCGCTTGATCTTTGAAAACGATTCGACCATAAAGAAGGTGGAACCGCAAAATACCGGCTATATCAATCCGTCAAAACAAACGCCACCTGTTAACCTGGCTTTAAATAAAGACGCCCGTGCATCTTCAGAGTATCATTTGCAGGATTTGAATAACGATTACGAATACAAAGCCAGTTTTGTAACCGACGATAACAACGCAACCCTTTGGAAAGCTGGCAGTAACCTATTGCCACAGGATTTAACCATTGATTTAGGTGCTGAAAAAAGGATCAGGCGTATAATGACGCAATTTGAATTTCCTGCATTTTACTATCAGTATATGATCAAATACTCTGCTGATGGTAAAAGCTGGAAGCTTTTTGCAGATCAATCAAAGAACCGGACACCTGGCAGCCCAATGATTGACGATAAAGATGTAAAAGCACGATTTATCAAATTAACGGTTACAGGTACTGAAAAACAAGGGCTGTATGCCGCAATATGGAATATCAAAGTTTATGATGGCCTATTTGACATGCCGCTACACATAAAAAACAAAATCTCGGAAAACGCACCTGCGCTCAACAGTAAACGGCAAATGCTGCTGAACATTAATGCAGCAGATTATTCAAAAGATCAGTCTTTTAAAATTGTTAAGAACAAAGGTGTACTTGGTGGAATATTTAAAAAAAACGGCGATGTTACGATTGAAAAAGACGAAGCCGGGATAACTGCCTTTAAATTTACAAACGGGTCTCTTCAATCAGATCAACCTGTTCCGCAAACACTTGCATGGAACGGTTCATACACAGTTGCTGCCTGGGTAAAAACACGGGTGATGGCAAAAGAAGGCGGATGCCTGATGTCGTGGTGCAACAGAAACATAATGAGACTTGCCAACTCCTATAATGCGATGTATTTCAACAGTGGTGGTTACGGAGCGGCCGGGCACCTTGATTATCATTTTGATATGAAATATAACCATATGCCGCAGAGCAATAAATGGCATTATATTGTTTTAACATTTGATGGTATATCTGAGAAGATCTATGTCGACGGTAAACTGGATAATGCACAGATGATGACCTTGTCATCTGCCATAAAAAATGCTAAATTTATTATAGGAGCGTCAGACATTGGCGAAAATTTTACAGGTTATATCGCCTCATTAAAAATGTATGATTATGCTTTAAATTTTGATGAAATACAAAAACAGCTTCATGCTAATCAGTCATTAAAATAG
- a CDS encoding DUF2147 domain-containing protein, translated as MKILSQSFFALSVLLMMAAADSLAQTAKEPDAIIGIYQSPDENGKVEFYKERGQYFGKLIQVNTSQNKVKVGTIIFKDLTFTNGHWEGKIYAPAKGKEFPCNLSLKNNKDLEVKVRSGFLSQTREWKRLNN; from the coding sequence ATGAAAATTCTATCTCAATCATTTTTTGCATTATCTGTCTTACTGATGATGGCAGCGGCAGATTCATTGGCACAAACCGCTAAAGAACCTGATGCAATTATTGGTATTTATCAAAGTCCTGATGAAAACGGAAAAGTTGAATTTTATAAAGAACGGGGTCAATATTTCGGAAAGCTGATCCAGGTTAATACCTCTCAGAATAAAGTTAAAGTAGGCACTATCATTTTTAAAGATTTGACTTTTACCAACGGGCATTGGGAGGGTAAAATATATGCCCCTGCCAAAGGCAAGGAGTTTCCTTGTAATTTATCCCTTAAAAACAATAAAGATCTTGAAGTGAAAGTCAGATCAGGTTTTTTGAGTCAGACCCGCGAATGGAAACGTCTAAATAATTAG
- a CDS encoding TolC family protein, whose product MKLSTRLIFIFCSYIFTCDVMAQANSDTLKISSLKAAIDIATQHNPTQAVYLEQIRQARYNYKATLATIYPNASASFNGTDNLHLAVTPIPGELIGHPGTVYNAQFGRKYVYNTGITLSKSLFDWTNILETKIARQNIELSKLQQDAFLQTLKEQVARLYYSALIAKNALLINNKDSLVADSMLILSRQRLNKGLGDQLAVNQSAINCQNIAQNKAQSSQLFNQSVENLKILLGAGVKTQLAFSEGLKLDSLQVMIPVLMQPDKSLGIYQKQADLAKLQTGLTQSSFLPKIAVVSYLGGQQFRDNFGLSMESNSWNAYRYIGINISVPIFTGFSNINKFRSATSQQKIAQLQYQNSSVQSEINDQLTLQNEATYHIMVQSSAVAFHLYSDNLYLNQRKYIEGIAAIDTYLKAFQDYLAAENNYLNNLSLLLSNRAVIYSRQ is encoded by the coding sequence ATGAAATTATCCACTCGTTTAATTTTTATTTTTTGCAGTTACATCTTTACCTGCGATGTGATGGCGCAGGCCAACAGTGACACACTTAAAATTAGTTCGCTAAAGGCAGCCATTGACATTGCTACGCAACATAACCCTACACAAGCGGTTTATCTGGAACAGATCAGGCAGGCCAGATATAATTACAAAGCTACCCTGGCTACTATCTACCCCAATGCTTCTGCAAGTTTTAATGGTACAGACAACCTTCATTTAGCTGTTACACCCATACCCGGTGAATTGATTGGACATCCAGGCACTGTTTACAATGCGCAGTTTGGGCGCAAATATGTGTATAATACCGGCATTACCTTGTCGAAAAGCTTGTTTGACTGGACAAATATACTGGAGACTAAGATCGCCAGGCAGAACATCGAGTTAAGTAAACTGCAGCAGGATGCCTTTTTACAAACGCTGAAAGAGCAGGTTGCCCGGTTATATTATTCAGCTCTGATTGCGAAAAATGCACTTCTGATTAATAATAAAGACAGCCTTGTGGCAGACAGTATGCTGATTTTATCGCGTCAGCGATTGAACAAGGGCTTGGGGGACCAGTTAGCCGTTAATCAGTCTGCCATTAATTGCCAAAACATAGCGCAGAATAAAGCGCAAAGCAGTCAGCTTTTTAATCAAAGCGTAGAGAATCTTAAAATTTTGCTGGGCGCAGGTGTTAAAACACAACTTGCGTTTTCCGAAGGTCTTAAACTTGATTCGTTACAGGTAATGATTCCCGTGTTGATGCAGCCGGATAAAAGCCTGGGCATTTATCAAAAACAAGCGGATTTGGCAAAGCTGCAGACCGGTTTGACACAGAGCTCGTTTTTACCCAAAATAGCCGTGGTAAGCTATTTAGGCGGTCAGCAGTTCCGCGACAATTTCGGACTGTCTATGGAAAGTAATTCCTGGAATGCGTATCGCTATATCGGCATTAACATCAGTGTGCCCATTTTCACCGGTTTCAGTAATATTAACAAATTCCGGTCTGCTACATCCCAGCAAAAAATAGCTCAACTTCAGTATCAGAACAGCAGTGTACAAAGCGAAATAAACGATCAGCTTACACTTCAAAACGAGGCCACTTATCATATAATGGTTCAATCATCGGCTGTGGCATTTCATCTTTACAGCGATAATCTTTATTTAAACCAGCGAAAATACATAGAAGGTATAGCTGCCATTGATACCTATCTAAAAGCATTTCAAGATTACCTCGCCGCCGAAAATAATTACCTCAATAATCTTTCTCTGTTGCTGTCAAACAGGGCTGTTATCTATTCACGTCAATAA
- a CDS encoding efflux RND transporter periplasmic adaptor subunit gives MKYQFQLALICIILISGCKPKNEIRPERRTIVDAVFGSGHLENAGQYTIMANADGFISKSYVHEGDTVQAGQMLFCLNNDIQNTQVANALTNLNYAKANANAGSPQITQLQIQILQGRKKLSVDSANYARYSRLVTTKAVSENDFENAKLNFQSSVANLNILKKNLDDLLRNLRLNVENAAAQYQLQKENNNFYQLSSKGPGVVMNLAKKPGDYVRRGDVIAMLGTGHTVIKLDIAEEDINRIRIGQRVLVSMNNEKDKNYEALVSKIYPAFNVTDQAFIIEAMFKTAPLHPLNGAQLQGNIIVEEKKNALVIPSSVVVNDHYVWINRQKRKINTGIRTLEWTEVTGGLSGNEVLTLPNAD, from the coding sequence ATGAAATATCAATTCCAGCTCGCACTAATATGTATCATTCTTATAAGTGGTTGCAAGCCTAAAAATGAGATCAGGCCCGAAAGAAGAACTATTGTAGATGCTGTATTCGGCAGCGGCCATTTAGAGAATGCAGGGCAATATACCATTATGGCTAATGCAGATGGTTTCATCAGCAAATCTTATGTGCATGAGGGCGACACAGTGCAGGCAGGACAGATGCTTTTTTGTTTAAACAACGATATACAAAATACACAGGTTGCCAACGCATTAACAAATCTCAATTACGCCAAGGCTAACGCTAATGCAGGGTCGCCGCAGATCACACAACTTCAGATACAGATTCTTCAGGGGCGTAAAAAATTATCAGTAGATTCTGCTAACTATGCCCGTTACAGCCGTTTGGTAACAACGAAAGCGGTGTCTGAAAACGATTTTGAAAATGCAAAACTCAATTTCCAAAGTTCTGTTGCCAACCTTAATATACTAAAAAAGAATCTTGACGATCTGTTGCGAAACCTCCGGTTAAATGTGGAGAATGCTGCAGCACAGTATCAACTGCAAAAGGAAAATAATAATTTTTACCAATTGAGCAGTAAAGGACCGGGTGTGGTAATGAATTTGGCTAAAAAGCCAGGAGATTATGTGCGACGCGGTGATGTGATTGCCATGCTGGGAACCGGACATACGGTGATCAAACTGGATATTGCAGAAGAAGATATCAACCGGATCAGGATCGGACAGCGGGTGCTGGTTTCGATGAACAATGAAAAGGATAAAAATTATGAGGCACTGGTTAGTAAAATTTATCCGGCGTTTAACGTGACGGACCAGGCTTTTATTATTGAAGCAATGTTTAAAACAGCTCCTCTGCATCCGCTTAATGGCGCGCAGTTACAGGGTAATATCATTGTTGAGGAAAAGAAAAACGCACTGGTAATTCCCTCATCAGTTGTGGTTAATGATCATTATGTATGGATCAACCGGCAAAAGAGAAAAATAAATACTGGAATCCGGACCCTGGAATGGACAGAAGTAACCGGCGGACTCAGCGGAAATGAGGTGTTAACACTGCCTAATGCCGATTAA